Proteins from a genomic interval of Mustela lutreola isolate mMusLut2 chromosome 4, mMusLut2.pri, whole genome shotgun sequence:
- the LOC131830450 gene encoding olfactory receptor 9A1-like, with the protein MLGSHSSATEFYPLGSPGSPELRHTLFTTFFLFYSVTVMGNMLIIVIVCVDKRLQSPMYFFLGHLSVLEILITSVAVPLMLWGLLLPGMQAISLTACSAQLYLYLSLGTSELVLMGAMAVDRYVAICNPLRYNIIMNSHTCIWVVIVSWVFGFLFQIWPVYATFQLTFCKSNVVDHFLCDRGQLLKLSCDDSLFTEFILFLMAVFIIVGSLIPTIISYTYIVSTILKIPSASGQRKAFSTCASHFTFVVIGYGTCLFLYVKPKQTQAAEYNRVASLMVLVVTPFLNPFIFTLRNDKFIKAFQDVMKRCC; encoded by the coding sequence ATGTTGGGGAGTCACTCTAGTGCCACTGAATTCTATCCCTTAGGCTCCCCTGGCTCCCCAGAATTACGCCATACCTTATTTActaccttcttcctcttctactcAGTGACAGTCATGGGGAACATGCTCATCATTGTGATTGTCTGTGTTGATAAACGCCTGCAGTcccccatgtatttcttccttggCCACCTCTCTGTTCTAGAGATCCTGATCACATCAGTTGCTGTCCCCTTGATGCTCTGGGGGTTACTGCTTCCTGGGATGCAGGCAATATCTTTGACAGCATGTAGTGCACAATTATATTTGTACCTTTCTTTGGGTACGTCAGAGTTGGTATTAATGGGAGCGATGGCTGTGGACCGTTATGTGGCTATCTGTAACCCCCTGAGGTACAACATCATTATGAACAGCCACACCTGCATCTGGGTGGTCATTGTGTCATGGGTGTTTGGGTTCCTATTTCAAATCTGGCCCGTCTACGCCACATTTCAGCTTACCTTCTGCAAATCAAATGTGGTAGATCATTTTTTATGTGACCGAGGGCAACTGCTCAAATTATCCTGTGATGACAGCCTTTTCAcagagtttattctttttttaatggctgtattCATTATTGTTGGTTCTTTGATCCCTACAATCATCTCCTACACCTACATCGTCTCCACCATCCTCAAGATCCCCTCAGCCTCTGGTCAGAGGAAAGCCTTCTCTACCTGTGCATCCCACTTCACCTTTGTTGTGATCGGCtatggcacctgcttgttcctgTATGTGAAACCCAAGCAAACACAGGCAGCTGAGTACAACAGGGTAGCATCACTGATGGTTTTAGTGGTGACCCCTTTTCTGAACCCATTCATCTTCACCCTCAGGAATGACAAATTTATAAAGGCCTTTCAAGATGTCATGAAACGCTGCTGTTAA